One window of Saccharomyces mikatae IFO 1815 strain IFO1815 genome assembly, chromosome: 8 genomic DNA carries:
- the NEL1 gene encoding GTPase-activating protein NEL1 (similar to Saccharomyces cerevisiae YHR035W; ancestral locus Anc_5.312), protein MTSPITFLYEPFSGNAVTQTYDADLKCPKCGAFYTINCPLREQNIWSCLFCNRLNRKARPSLVSSNTYTLSFVKQKTFERRTIIIIDTICGSHELDHLVSTLCNSSITNEQELLSLVSIHQSGHVILHNGASPKHNAVFSIDEFMTRYNLDKLNTSYFEKKMKEGKQELYWFNGSAHRSLKKLIKEICTTAGKAKISSKRGKRCTGLALLVSSILASHCNFSGYCHIVSFLSGPCTKGGGKVVPRKRGENIRQNHHFESENPQLQLSKSSRKFYWRMFEKFGKQNLIYEFFIGSLDQIGILEMDPLINSSMAISQFDSFDDERFERSFQKYLGLRNYNAVYNCQSKVITAKKTFIVNDILKYSLNPKYLSLPVELSLDRTSTEVPMQFQTTYENQSEKYVRIETLLLPMANNSFWIQNEIAFSMKRMASHIIHRFTYSSKHANDLMKESFILSNQIREINIDRAKLIEWYYYVYKSPILSVRNTSPDERYFFLHQIVNTNKDTCLSLCKPFLWCYNGIKHDWIVSDIPLTRSQVLKDDETTFCIDGGSYFILRMGKLFQKEGRDFCCKLLNDLQRFPQPLYIETKIGASQDRFLKSKIIPLDANDKKLLGTEDMSFQEFFNLVTESNRGR, encoded by the coding sequence ATGACTTCTCCAATCACCTTCCTATATGAACCCTTCTCTGGAAACGCTGTGACGCAGACCTATGACGCAGATTTAAAGTGCCCTAAATGTGGTGCCTTTTATACGATAAATTGTCCACTGCGAGAACAGAACATCTGGTCGTGTTTATTCTGCAATCGACTCAACCGAAAAGCTAGACCCTCGCTAGTGTCATCAAACACCTACACACTATCTTTTGTGAAGCAAAAAACGTTCGAGAGAAGAACAATTATAATTATTGACACTATCTGCGGCTCCCATGAACTGGATCATTTAGTTTCCACGCTATGTAATAGTTCCATCACAAACGAACAGGAGCTATTGTCATTGGTTAGTATTCATCAGTCAGGCCATGTTATTTTACACAACGGTGCGAGTCCCAAACATAATGCTGTGTTTTCAATAGATGAATTTATGACCAGATATAATCTTGATAAACTAAATACCAGTTACttcgagaaaaaaatgaaagaggGCAAACAAGAATTATACTGGTTTAATGGATCTGCTCACCgctctttaaaaaaattgataaagGAAATTTGCACAACTGCAGGCAAAGCCAAAATAAGTTCCAAAAGGGGCAAACGTTGTACCGGATTAGCGTTATTAGTTTCGTCGATCCTGGCATCTCATTGCAATTTTTCAGGTTACTGCCATATAGTTTCATTTCTGAGTGGTCCATGTACAAAAGGTGGTGGTAAAGTCGTGCCAAGGAAACGTGGCGAAAACATAAGACAAAACCACCACTTTGAATCTGAAAATCCACAACTGCAACTGTCCAAAAGTTCGCGAAAGTTTTATTGGAGAATGTTTGAGAAATTTGGAAAGCAAAATTTAATCTATGAGTTCTTTATAGGTTCACTGGATCAAATCGGCATACTGGAAATGGACCCATTAATAAACTCGTCAATGGCAATTTCTCAGTTTGATTCCTTCGATGATGAAAGATTCGaaagatcttttcaaaaatacttGGGGTTGCGTAACTACAATGCCGTTTATAACTGCCAATCAAAGGTAATAACggcaaagaaaacatttaTTGTAAATGACATTCTCAAATATAGCCTCAACCCTAAATATCTTTCTCTACCCGTGGAATTATCACTAGATCGCACTTCAACTGAAGTCCCCATGCAGTTTCAAACTACTTATGAAAACCAAAGCGAGAAGTATGTGAGAATTGAAACTTTGTTACTCCCGATGGCCAATAATTCATTCTGGattcaaaatgaaattgCATTCTcaatgaaaagaatggCTTCACATATAATCCATCGTTTCACTTACTCATCCAAGCATGCTAATGATTTGATGAAGGAATCGTTCATATTATCGAATCAAATCCGGGAAATAAACATAGACAGGGCCAAGCTTATAGAGTGgtattattatgtatatAAGTCACCAATACTATCGGTCAGGAACACCTCGCCCGATGAAAGatacttctttcttcatcaaatagTAAACACTAATAAAGACACATGCCTTTCTTTATGTAAACCATTTCTTTGGTGCTACAATGGCATAAAACACGACTGGATCGTATCGGATATCCCGCTGACAAGATCTCAGGTACttaaagatgatgaaacgACCTTTTGTATTGATGGTGGCTCATACTTTATTTTAAGGATGGGGAAGCTTTTCCAAAAGGAAGGTCGCGATTTCTGTTGCAAACTTTTAAATGATTTACAGAGGTTTCCTCAACCATTATATATCGAAACCAAAATTGGTGCTAGTCAAGACCGGTTcttgaaaagtaaaatcaTTCCTTTGGATGCTAATGACAAGAAACTTCTTGGTACAGAGGACATGTCATTCCAAGAGTTTTTCAACTTAGTGACCGAGTCCAATAGAGGTAGATAA
- the BRL1 gene encoding Brl1p (similar to Saccharomyces cerevisiae BRL1 (YHR036W); ancestral locus Anc_5.309), whose amino-acid sequence MESFENLSIGDSFTSGMEQVDDELVGLSDLSISKNGPTLSPQLINRFMPHFPSSPSPLRNTLDFDTIKGDEEEDDLMEIDEVDDAGFQDEYNQKPIESPVNAIEKAIVEEIEATPEDPPKQEKIESQAQDVKAVENIVSPHHSTVIKALLSPTDLGVAAATKVEGVVTLSPSATQGSNKVSKSNSEGGDIIENEEVEDEINSSIGYNKSSKYTNAFDSEIIKRELRSRSKYQPIQVSFNTHNYFYSDEDGVKTYSLTKPKDNNIDDFYDQSEAFKLPKPWSPNSHPASRASYALTSYLQLFLNAITSVVIFSFILSFIIALQKDLKSTWEQRKHELHYESKICQEQYITNRCNQTPGLPALDEQCAIWKRCMDRNNDIFFRARSTLSAKLFGDIINSFIDPLNWKTLFVIFSGVVTWCFSSNFLLGFVRAKSYYGDGIKRYPLPPSPKSPTPQSPVAASREDSRLLKQ is encoded by the coding sequence ATGGAgagttttgaaaatttgagTATAGGAGACAGTTTCACTAGTGGAATGGAACAAGTTGATGATGAACTAGTAGGTCTTTCTGACCTAAGTATATCAAAGAATGGACCAACTCTGTCCCCACAACTTATTAACCGATTCATGCCTCATTTTCCCTCAAGTCCATCACCACTGCGAAATACATTGGATTTCGATACTATTAAAGGTGAcgaggaagaagatgacCTAATGGAGATAGATGAAGTTGATGATGCAGGTTTTCAAGATGAATACAATCAGAAACCTATCGAAAGTCCTGTTAATGCAATCGAGAAAGCTATAGTGGAAGAGATCGAGGCCACTCCGGAGGACCCAccaaaacaagaaaaaattgaaagtcAAGCCCAAGATGTGAAAGCTGTCGAAAATATTGTTTCACCTCACCATTCAACTGTCATAAAGGCATTATTGTCTCCAACTGATTTAGGTGTGGCCGCAGCTACTAAGGTCGAAGGCGTTGTAACATTGTCACCATCAGCTACTCAAGGAAGCAATAAAGTTTCCAAGAGCAACTCAGAAGGTGGGGACATAATCGAAAATGAAGAggttgaagatgaaatcaACTCATCAATTGGTTACAACAAGTCAAGCAAATACACAAATGCATTCGATTCCGAGATAATCAAAAGGGAACTAAGATCACGATCCAAATATCAACCTATCCAAGTTTCTTTCAATACACACAATTACTTCTATTCAGATGAAGACGGTGTCAAAACTTATTCTCTCACAAAACCAAAAGACAATAATATAGATGATTTTTATGACCAAAGCGAAGCTTTCAAATTACCCAAACCATGGTCACCTAATTCACATCCGGCATCAAGAGCGTCATATGCCTTGACGTCATATTTACAGTTATTTCTCAATGCGATCACTTCAGTAGTGATTTTTAGCTTTATACTCTCATTTATCATAGCGCTTCAAAAGGACTTGAAATCCACATGggaacaaagaaaacatgaaCTGCATTACGAATCCAAAATCTGCCAAGAGCAGTACATCACAAACCGTTGTAACCAAACGCCGGGCTTGCCGGCTCTGGATGAACAGTGTGCTATATGGAAACGCTGTATGGACAGAAACAACGATATCTTTTTCCGTGCAAGATCTACATTAAGTGCCAAGTTATTCGGAGACATTATCAACTCATTTATAGATCCATTAAACTGGAAAACGTTATTTGTCATCTTTTCTGGTGTCGTAACTTGGTGTTTCAGTTCGAATTTCTTACTAGGATTCGTAAGAGCCAAGAGCTACTATGGCGATGGCATTAAAAGATATCCATTGCCACCCTCACCGAAATCACCGACACCACAATCGCCTGTAGCAGCTTCTAGAGAAGACTCACGATTGCTCAAACAGTAG
- the PUT2 gene encoding 1-pyrroline-5-carboxylate dehydrogenase (similar to Saccharomyces cerevisiae PUT2 (YHR037W); ancestral locus Anc_5.308), translated as MLSTRGLKSIYFKRSLSQLGHIKPPKHIKNEPVKPFRNTDLKDWDLLRASLMKFKSSSLEVPLVINGERIYDNNERALFPQTNPANHQQVLANVTQATEKDVMRAVKAAKDAKEDWYKLPFYDRSAIFLKAADLISTKYRYDMLAATMLGQGKNVYQAEIDCITELSDFFRYYVKYASDLYAQQPAESADGTWNKAEYRPLEGFVYAVSPFNFTAIAANLIGAPALMGNTVVWKPSQTAALSNYLLMTVLEEAGLPKGVINFIPGDPVQVTNQVLADKDFGALHFTGSTNVFKSLYGKIQSGVVEGKYRDYPRIIGETGGKNFHLVHQSANISHAVLSTIRGTFEFQGQKCSAASRLYLPKSKSEEFLSDMFGILQSQNVVPMNTSASPISGGNLRGFLGPVIHEQSFDKLVKVIEDAKKDPELEILYGGQYDKSQGWFIGPTIIKAKRPDHPYMSTEFFGPILTVYEYPDEEFNKICDVIDKTSQYALTGAIFAKDRKAIEYADEKLKFSAGNFYINDKCTGAVVSQQWFGGARMSGTDDKAGGPNILSRFVSIRNTKENFYELTDFKYPSNYE; from the coding sequence ATGTTATCCACTAGGGGCCTCAAATCTATATATTTCAAGAGATCTCTTTCACAATTGGGTCACATTAAGCCCCCCAagcatataaaaaatgaacctGTCAAGCCATTTAGAAACACAGACTTAAAAGACTGGGATTTACTCAGAGCTTCTCTaatgaaattcaaaagctcTTCTTTAGAGGTGCCATTAGTCATTAATGGGGAAAGAATCTACGACAATAATGAGAGAGCTTTGTTCCCACAGACTAACCCTGCAAACCATCAGCAGGTACTGGCAAACGTCACCCAAGCTACTGAAAAGGACGTGATGAGGGCAGTAAAAGCAGCTAAGGATGCCAAAGAAGATTGGTACAAGCTACCGTTTTACGACAGATctgctatttttttaaaagcCGCTGACTTGATCTCTACCAAGTATCGTTATGATATGTTGGCAGCTACCATGCTAGGGCAGGGAAAAAATGTGTATCAAGCAGAAATTGATTGTATCACGGAGTTATCCGATTTTTTCAGATACTATGTCAAGTACGCCTCAGATTTGTATGCTCAACAACCTGCAGAATCTGCAGATGGGACTTGGAATAAAGCTGAATACAGACCTTTAGAGGGATTTGTTTATGCTGTTTCACCATTCAACTTTACTGCTATTGCCGCAAATTTAATTGGTGCCCCAGCACTGATGGGTAATACTGTTGTGTGGAAACCGTCGCAGACAGCTGCTCTTTCAAACTATTTGTTGATGACTGTTTTGGAAGAAGCAGGATTGCCAAAGGGTGTTATTAATTTCATTCCAGGTGATCCAGTCCAAGTTACTAATCAAGTGCTAGCCGATAAAGATTTTGGAGCCTTGCATTTCACTGGTTCTACCAATGTGTTCAAGAGTTTGTATGGTAAAATACAAAGTGGTGTTGTTGAAGGGAAGTACAGAGATTACCCACGTATTATTGGCGAGACAGGTGGTAagaattttcatttagTGCACCAAAGTGCAAATATCTCACACGCAGTACTCTCTACTATTAGAGGGACTTTCGAATTCCAAGGTCAAAAGTGCTCAGCCGCTTCGAGGTTATATCTACCAAAGTCTAAGAGTGAGGAATTTTTATCTGACATGTTTGGCATTTTGCAATCGCAAAACGTTGTTCCAATGAATACTTCTGCAAGTCCGATATCAGGTGGGAACTTACGGGGATTCTTAGGTCCTGTGATCCATGAACAAAGTTTCGACAAATTAGTAAAGGTAATTGAAGATGCGAAGAAGGACCCAGAATTGGAAATTCTTTACGGTGGCCAATACGATAAGAGTCAAGGTTGGTTTATTGGGCCCACAATCATAAAAGCCAAGAGACCAGACCATCCATACATGTCAACGGAATTTTTTGGTCCTATTTTGACAGTTTACGAGTATCcagatgaagaattcaaCAAGATTTGCGATGTTATCGATAAGACCAGCCAATATGCTTTAACCGGTGCAATTTTCGCCAAAGACCGCAAGGCAATTGAATACGCGGATGAGAAATTGAAGTTTAGTGCTGGTAACTTTTACATTAATGATAAGTGTACTGGCGCCGTTGTCTCTCAGCAATGGTTTGGAGGCGCAAGAATGAGTGGTACCGACGATAAGGCTGGTGGGCCAAACATTTTAAGCAGATTCGTCAGTATTAGAAACACAAAGGAGAACTTTTACGAGTTGACCGATTTCAAATATCCATCGAACTATGAGTAG
- the RRF1 gene encoding Rrf1p (similar to Saccharomyces cerevisiae RRF1 (YHR038W); ancestral locus Anc_5.306), which yields MSLPTARSTAKSINALSLFNRSFSQSLSILKKKGSIPAERVEEDEVDVNDLLKKAEAQFKKTLETQKQKLNEIKQGNFNPKVFNSLTFRNNRKFTDIATTSLKGKNALLITVFDPKDVKTVISGVLAANLNLTPERVPNNDLQLKVSLPPPTTESRLKVTKDLKRVFEEYKQSSLKDSLGTIRGSILKEFKSFKKDDAVRKAERDLEKLHKDYVGKLHDQFQQVEKSVTK from the coding sequence ATGAGTTTACCTACAGCTAGATCAACAGCTAAATCAATTAACGCTCTCTCGTTATTTAATCGTTCGTTTAGTCAATCATTATCAAtactaaagaaaaaaggttcTATTCCTGCTGAAAGAGTCGAAGAGGATGAAGTCGACGTAAATGACCTGCTGAAGAAAGCAGAAGCTCAATTTAAGAAGACTTTAGAAACACAGAAACAGAAACTGAATGAAATAAAACAGGGAAATTTTAATCCCAAAGTATTCAATAGTTTAACATTTAGAAACAACCGAAAATTCACTGATATTGCTACCACATCCTTGAAAGGTAAGAATGCGCTTTTAATTACCGTATTCGATCCAAAGGATGTTAAAACTGTAATCAGCGGGGTGCTTGCAGCAAATCTGAATTTGACTCCCGAGAGAGTGCCAAATAATGATTTGCAATTGAAGGTTTCATTACCACCACCAACGACAGAATCCCGCTTAAAAGTAACTAAAGACTTAAAGAGAGTATTCGAGGAATACAAGCAATCCTCGCTAAAAGATTCATTAGGAACCATTAGAGGTAGTATTTTGAAGgaattcaaaagttttaaGAAAGATGATGCAGTTAGAAAAGCTGAGCGtgatttggaaaaactGCACAAAGATTACGTGGGCAAGCTACATGACCAATTTCAGCAAGTGGAGAAAAGTGTTACAAAATGA
- the MSC7 gene encoding meiotic recombination directing protein (similar to Saccharomyces cerevisiae MSC7 (YHR039C); ancestral locus Anc_5.305) has translation MSKVYLNPDMINHLNSTFQAYFNLWLEKQNAIMRSQPQIIQDNQKLIGITTLIASIFTLYVFVKIIFAPTKYSSSYRPVNFSLSAPEAAQNNWKGKRSVSTNILNPEEPNCIQCHCPATGQYLGSFPSKTETDIDEMVSKAKKAQSTWGRSDFSRRLRVLASLHDYILNNQDLIARVACRDSGKTMLDASMGEILVTLEKIQWTIKHGERALQPSRRPGPTNFFMKWYKGAEIRYEPLGVISSIVSWNYPFHNLLGPIIAALFTGNAIVVKCSEQVVWSSEFFVELIRKCLEACDEDPDLVQLCYCLPPTEKDDSANYFTSHPGFKHITFIGSQPVAHYILKCAAKSLTPVVVELGGKDAFIVLDSAKNLDALSSIIMRGTFQSSGQNCIGIERVIVSRENYDGLVKILNDRMTTNPLRQGSDIDHLENVDMGAMISDNRFDELEALVKDAVAKGARLLHGGSRFKHPKYPQGHYFQPTLLVDVTPEMKIAQNEVFGPILVMMKAKNTDHCVELANSAPFGLGGSVFGSDIEECNYVANSLQTGNVAINDFATFYVCQLPFGGINGSGYGKFGGEEGLLGLCNAKSICFDTLPFVSTQIPKPLDYPIRNNAKAWNFVKSFIVGAYTNSTWQRIKSLLSLAKEAS, from the coding sequence ATGTCCAAAGTCTATTTGAATCCAGACATGATCAATCATTTGAATTCCACGTTTCAGGCttacttcaatttatgGTTGGAGAAGCAAAACGCTATAATGCGTTCTCAACCTCAAATTATCCAGGATAATCAGAAACTTATAGGCATCACAACACTGATAGCCTCAATTTTCACTCTCTATGTGTTTGTTAAGATAATCTTTGCTCCAACAAAATACTCTTCATCCTACAGACCAGTCAACTTTTCTCTCTCTGCACCAGAGGCGGCTCAAAATAACTGGAAGGGCAAAAGATCCGTGTCTACTAACATATTGAATCCTGAGGAACCAAACTGTATTCAATGTCATTGCCCCGCTACAGGTCAATATCTGGGTTCTTTTCCATCAAAGACAGAAACTGACATAGATGAAATGGTCTCAAAGGCGAAGAAAGCTCAATCTACCTGGGGTCGTTCTGATTTCTCAAGAAGATTAAGAGTTCTTGCCTCTTTGCACGATTACATCTTAAACAATCAAGATCTTATCGCAAGAGTAGCGTGTAGAGATTCAGGGAAGACAATGTTAGATGCGTCAATGGGTGAAATCTTAGTCACTTTAGAAAAGATTCAATGGACCATAAAGCATGGTGAAAGAGCGTTGCAACCTTCGAGACGTCCAGGTCCAACTAACTTTTTCATGAAGTGGTACAAAGGCGCTGAAATTCGGTATGAACCTCTGGGTGTGATCAGCTCCATCGTTTCTTGGAACTATCCATTTCACAACCTGTTAGGTCCTATTATCGCAGCATTGTTCACCGGGAATGCAATTGTAGTAAAATGTTCTGAACAAGTTGTCTGGTCTTCGGAATTTTTCGTCGAGTTGATCCGTAAATGCCTAGAGGCTTGTGATGAAGATCCGGATTTAGTTCAATTGTGTTACTGTTTACCTCCCACTGAAAAGGACGATTCCGCAAATTATTTTACCTCTCACCCTGGCTTCAAGCATATCACTTTTATAGGCAGTCAACCCGTAGCCCATTATATTCTAAAATGTGCTGCTAAATCACTGACTCCGGTTGTCGTAGAGCTTGGTGGTAAAGACGCCTTTATTGTGCTAGATTCGGCTAAGAACTTAGACGCCTTATCTTCGATTATTATGAGGGGTACTTTCCAATCATCTGGTCAGAACTGTATCGGTATTGAAAGAGTTATCGTCAGTAGAGAAAATTATGATGGTTTGGTCAAAATATTGAATGACCGTATGACAACAAACCCACTGCGTCAAGGGTCTGATATTGACCATTTGGAAAATGTTGATATGGGTGCAATGATATCCGATAACAGATTCGATGAGTTAGAAGCTTTGGTCAAAGATGCCGTTGCAAAGGGAGCCCGTTTACTTCATGGCGGTTCCCGCTTTAAGCATCCAAAATATCCACAAGGTCACTATTTCCAACCAACGCTTTTAGTAGATGTCACTccagaaatgaaaattgcGCAAAACGAAGTGTTTGGTCCGATTTTAGTTATGATGAAAGCTAAGAACACTGATCACTGTGTTGAATTGGCTAACTCTGCGCCATTTGGTTTAGGTGGCTCTGTGTTTGGTTCAGATATCGAAGAGTGTAATTACGTTGCAAATAGTCTACAAACTGGAAACGTAGCAATTAACGATTTTGCTACATTTTATGTTTGTCAACTACCATTCGGTGGTATAAATGGCTCAGGTTATGGTAAATTTGGTGGTGAAGAAGGTCTTTTGGGTCTCTGTAATGCCAAAAGTATTTGTTTTGACACTTTGCCATTTGTCTCTACTCAAATTCCAAAACCATTAGACTATCCTATTCGTAACAATGCTAAAGCTTGGAACTTTGTAAAAAGTTTTATCGTAGGTGCTTATACAAATTCTACCTGGCAAAGAATAAAGTCGCTTCTTTCCTTAGCTAAAGAAGCTAGCTAA
- the VMA10 gene encoding H(+)-transporting V1 sector ATPase subunit G (similar to Saccharomyces cerevisiae VMA10 (YHR039C-A); ancestral locus Anc_5.304) yields MSQKNGIATLLQAEKEAHEIVSKARKYRQDKLKQAKTDAAKEIDSYKIQKDKELKEFEQKNAGGVGELEKNAEAGVQGELAEIKKIAEKKKDDVVKILIETVIKPSSEVHINAL; encoded by the coding sequence TCGCAAAAGAACGGAATTGCCACCCTACTACAAGCTGAAAAAGAGGCCCACGAAATAGTATCAAAGGCCAGAAAGTACAGACAAGATAAGTTGAAGCAAGCCAAAACTGATGCAGCCAAGGAAATCGATTCATAcaagattcaaaaagataaggaattgaaagagtttgaacaaaagaatGCCGGTGGTGTTGGAGAATTGGAGAAGAATGCTGAAGCTGGTGTGCAGGGTGAATTAGCTGAGATTAAGAAAATTGcagagaagaagaaagatgaTGTTGTCAAGATTTTGATCGAGACAGTTATTAAGCCTTCCTCTGAAGTCCATATCAATGCTTTGTAA